In one Cardiocondyla obscurior isolate alpha-2009 linkage group LG17, Cobs3.1, whole genome shotgun sequence genomic region, the following are encoded:
- the Smurf gene encoding E3 ubiquitin-protein ligase SMURF2 isoform X2, whose protein sequence is MSNPGGSRRNGAMKIRLTILCARNLARKDLFRLPDPFAKITVEGSGQCHSTDTCKATLDPKWNQHYDLYIGKNDGITISVWNYRKFHKKQNGGFLGCVRILSNTIQRLKDTGYQRLDLCKAHSDDTDVVKGQIVVSLMSRDGHNGAVSNTVGHNAVVDVLGDLSCPNDLPDGWEERRTESGRLYYVNHHTKSTQWIRPNARPNNAIIPTTPEPPPLSSSEPTSPSSSASSPTVRNEDSPARHTSSEWTAGGDGTPSQTPSRDNSTQNILRNTSTQQNRNQQQHQHNVRNATTPASSLRERRVIRGTDEQNGNQNANGRVERSLNNGSQIRRTNRSNRNRNSVMSSNDRRTDPPQPSDLPRGYEMRKTQQGQVYFYHVPTGSSTWHDPRIPRDLQANELTNELGPLPSGWEMRQTQSGRVYFVDHNNRTTQFTDPRLSSQIISNLLKRQNNNMNTQISNNANNSMTSETAEADTTNSSMVQPSTPQQPTRNENGSNNNSPTMESVPSQNAQTVSELPKELMDNELLPKYKRDLVAKLKCLRAELNALQPQSGHCRLEVSRSEIFEESYRLIMKMRPKDMRKRLMVKFRGEEGLDYGGVAREWLYLLSHEMLNPQYGLFQYSRDDNYTLQINPDSGINPEHLSYFHFAGRIIGIAVFHGHHIDGGFTTPFYKMLLNKAITLSDIEGVDPELHRSLTWMLENSIDGVLDATFSVEHSSFGVLKNHELKPGGKDIAVTEENKKEYVRLYVNYRFMRGIEQQFLALQKGFHELIPPLLLRPFDERELELVIGGLGTIDINDWKLHTRLKHCTPDTPVVQWFWQIVESYGEEMRARLLQFVTGSSRVPLQGFKALQGSTGAAGPRLFTIHAVDAPSENLPKAHTCFNRIDIPQNYPTYQKMLDKLTQAVEETCGFAVE, encoded by the exons ATGTCGAACCCGGGCGGTAGCAGGAGGAACGGGGCTATGAAGATCCGTCTAACGA TTTTATGTGCCCGCAATCTCGCTagaaaagatttatttc gTTTACCTGATCCTTTTGCTAAAATAACTGTTGAAGGATCTGGACAGTGTCACAGTACAGACACCTGTAAAGCCACACTTGATCCTAAATGGAATCAACATTATGAcct ATATATCGGAAAGAACGATGGAATCACCATATCAGTATGGAATTATAGAAAATTTCATAAGAAACAGAATGGAGGGTTTCTGGGATGTGTTCGCATTTTATCAAACACTATCCAAAGACTGAAGGATACAggat ATCAACGTTTAGACTTGTGCAAAGCTCATTCTGACGACACTGATGTTGTAAAAGGGCAAATCGTTGTGTCTCTAATGTCACGCGATGGCCACAATGGTGCCGTGAGTAATACAGTCGGTCATAATGCCGTAGTCGACGTGCTCGGAGATTTGAGCTGTCCGAATGATTTACCGGACGGTTGGGAAGAAAGAAGAACAGAAAGTGGTCGATTATATTACGTAAATCATCACACGAAAAGTACGCAATGGATCCGTCCAAACGCTCG GCCTAACAATGCTATCATACCGACGACACCAGAACCACCACCGTTATCGTCGTCGGAACCTACATCTCCTAGCAGTAGCGCGAGCTCTCCGACTGTTAGAAATGAGGATAGTCCTGCAAGACATACGTCATCCGAGTGGACTGCAGGAGGAGATGGTACACCGAGTCAAACACCTAGCCGAGATAACTCGACTCAAAATATTCTGAGAAATACATCGACACAGCAGAATCGTAATCAACAGCAGCATCAGCATAACGTAAGAAATGCGACAACGCCGGCATCGTCCTTAAGGGAACGGCGCGTCATTAGAGGAACTGATGAACAGAACGGCAATCAAAACGCGAACGGAAGGGTAGAACGTAGCCTTAATAATGGAAGTCAAATTCGAAGGACTAATCGTAGCaacagaaatagaaatagcGTCATGTCGAGTAACGACAGACGAACCGATCCGCCGCAGCCGTCGGACCTACCTCGTGGTTACG AAATGAGGAAAACCCAGCAAGGTCAAGTATACTTTTATCACGTACCAACTGGCTCATCTACCTGGCATGACCCGAGAATTCCGCGAGATTTGCAAGCTAATGAACTGACGAATGAACTTGGTCCTCTTCCCAGTGGATGGGAAATGAGACAGACTCAAAGTGGACGCGTATATTTCGTAGATCACAATAATCGGACAACACAATTTACCGATCCCAGGTTGTCCAGTCAAATAATAAGCAATCTATTGAA GAGACAAAATAATAACATGAACACTCAAATCTCGAATAATGCAAACAATTCGATGACGAGCGAAACCGCTGAAGCGGATACGACGAACTCATCGATGGTTCAACCTAGCACGCCACAGCAACCAACGAGAAATGAAAATGGAAGTAACAATAATTCTCCAACAA TGGAAAGCGTTCCATCTCAAAATGCTCAGACAGTGTCAGAATTACCAAAGGAACTTATGGACAATGAGCTCCTTCCAAAATATAAACGCGATTTAGTAGCAAAGTTGAAATGTCTTCGAGCGGAATTAAATGCTCTTCAACCTCAAAGTGGACATTGTAGATTAGAAGTATCGAGAAGCGAAATATTTGaa GAATCGTACAGATTGATAATGAAAATGCGACCGAAAGATATGCGCAAAAGGCTCATGGTTAAATTCCGTGGTGAGGAAGGCCTTGATTACGGCGGCGTGGCACGCGAATGGTTATATTTGTTGTCTCATGAAATGCTAAACCCGCAATATGGACTGTTTCAATATTCGAGAGATGATAATTATACGCTTCAAATAAACCCAGATTCGGGCATAAATCCAGAACACTTATCATATTTTCATTTTGCTGGAAGGATTATAGGCATCGCTGTTTTTCATGGCCATCACATTGACGGTGGCTTTACAACTCCATTTTATAAGATGTTGCTTAATAAAGCTATAACTTTGAGCGATATAGAAGGAGTCGATCCAGAATTACATAGAAGTCTCACGTGGATGCT GGAAAATAGCATAGACGGTGTGTTGGATGCTACTTTTTCCGTAGAACACAGTAGTTTTGGCGTATTGAAGAATCATGAATTAAAACCAGGCGGAAAAGACATCGCGGTGAcggaagaaaacaaaaaagaatacgTCCGCTTATATGTGAACTATCGATTTATGCGCGGTATCGAGCAACAATTTTTAGCATTACAGAAAGGATTTCACGAATTAATACCTCCCCTGTTACTAAGACCCTTCGATGAGCGCGAATTGGAATTAGTTATTGGTGGTTTGGGTACTATTGATATAAATGATTGGAAATTGCATACTCGACTTAAGCATTGCACCCCCGATACACCAGTTGTGCAGTGGTTTTGGCAAATAGTGGAATCATACGGTGAAGAAATGAGGGCGAGGCTGCTTCAGTTTGTCACCGGTAGCTCTAGAGTTCCATTACAAGGTTTTAAAGCTTTGCAAG GATCAACGGGAGCAGCAGGTCCACGACTCTTTACAATACACGCTGTTGATGCTCCGAGCGAAAATTTACCAAAAGCACATACTTGTTTTAATAGAATAGACATACCACAAAATTATCCGACTTATCAAAAGATGCTTGACAAGCTTACGCAGGCGGTTGAAGAAACTTGTGGCTTTGCTGTCGAGTAA
- the Smurf gene encoding E3 ubiquitin-protein ligase SMURF2 isoform X1, with amino-acid sequence MSNPGGSRRNGAMKIRLTILCARNLARKDLFRLPDPFAKITVEGSGQCHSTDTCKATLDPKWNQHYDLYIGKNDGITISVWNYRKFHKKQNGGFLGCVRILSNTIQRLKDTGYQRLDLCKAHSDDTDVVKGQIVVSLMSRDGHNGAVSNTVGHNAVVDVLGDLSCPNDLPDGWEERRTESGRLYYVNHHTKSTQWIRPNARPNNAIIPTTPEPPPLSSSEPTSPSSSASSPTVRNEDSPARHTSSEWTAGGDGTPSQTPSRDNSTQNILRNTSTQQNRNQQQHQHNVRNATTPASSLRERRVIRGTDEQNGNQNANGRVERSLNNGSQIRRTNRSNRNRNSVMSSNDRRTDPPQPSDLPRGYEMRKTQQGQVYFYHVPTGSSTWHDPRIPRDLQANELTNELGPLPSGWEMRQTQSGRVYFVDHNNRTTQFTDPRLSSQIISNLLNRRQNNNMNTQISNNANNSMTSETAEADTTNSSMVQPSTPQQPTRNENGSNNNSPTMESVPSQNAQTVSELPKELMDNELLPKYKRDLVAKLKCLRAELNALQPQSGHCRLEVSRSEIFEESYRLIMKMRPKDMRKRLMVKFRGEEGLDYGGVAREWLYLLSHEMLNPQYGLFQYSRDDNYTLQINPDSGINPEHLSYFHFAGRIIGIAVFHGHHIDGGFTTPFYKMLLNKAITLSDIEGVDPELHRSLTWMLENSIDGVLDATFSVEHSSFGVLKNHELKPGGKDIAVTEENKKEYVRLYVNYRFMRGIEQQFLALQKGFHELIPPLLLRPFDERELELVIGGLGTIDINDWKLHTRLKHCTPDTPVVQWFWQIVESYGEEMRARLLQFVTGSSRVPLQGFKALQGSTGAAGPRLFTIHAVDAPSENLPKAHTCFNRIDIPQNYPTYQKMLDKLTQAVEETCGFAVE; translated from the exons ATGTCGAACCCGGGCGGTAGCAGGAGGAACGGGGCTATGAAGATCCGTCTAACGA TTTTATGTGCCCGCAATCTCGCTagaaaagatttatttc gTTTACCTGATCCTTTTGCTAAAATAACTGTTGAAGGATCTGGACAGTGTCACAGTACAGACACCTGTAAAGCCACACTTGATCCTAAATGGAATCAACATTATGAcct ATATATCGGAAAGAACGATGGAATCACCATATCAGTATGGAATTATAGAAAATTTCATAAGAAACAGAATGGAGGGTTTCTGGGATGTGTTCGCATTTTATCAAACACTATCCAAAGACTGAAGGATACAggat ATCAACGTTTAGACTTGTGCAAAGCTCATTCTGACGACACTGATGTTGTAAAAGGGCAAATCGTTGTGTCTCTAATGTCACGCGATGGCCACAATGGTGCCGTGAGTAATACAGTCGGTCATAATGCCGTAGTCGACGTGCTCGGAGATTTGAGCTGTCCGAATGATTTACCGGACGGTTGGGAAGAAAGAAGAACAGAAAGTGGTCGATTATATTACGTAAATCATCACACGAAAAGTACGCAATGGATCCGTCCAAACGCTCG GCCTAACAATGCTATCATACCGACGACACCAGAACCACCACCGTTATCGTCGTCGGAACCTACATCTCCTAGCAGTAGCGCGAGCTCTCCGACTGTTAGAAATGAGGATAGTCCTGCAAGACATACGTCATCCGAGTGGACTGCAGGAGGAGATGGTACACCGAGTCAAACACCTAGCCGAGATAACTCGACTCAAAATATTCTGAGAAATACATCGACACAGCAGAATCGTAATCAACAGCAGCATCAGCATAACGTAAGAAATGCGACAACGCCGGCATCGTCCTTAAGGGAACGGCGCGTCATTAGAGGAACTGATGAACAGAACGGCAATCAAAACGCGAACGGAAGGGTAGAACGTAGCCTTAATAATGGAAGTCAAATTCGAAGGACTAATCGTAGCaacagaaatagaaatagcGTCATGTCGAGTAACGACAGACGAACCGATCCGCCGCAGCCGTCGGACCTACCTCGTGGTTACG AAATGAGGAAAACCCAGCAAGGTCAAGTATACTTTTATCACGTACCAACTGGCTCATCTACCTGGCATGACCCGAGAATTCCGCGAGATTTGCAAGCTAATGAACTGACGAATGAACTTGGTCCTCTTCCCAGTGGATGGGAAATGAGACAGACTCAAAGTGGACGCGTATATTTCGTAGATCACAATAATCGGACAACACAATTTACCGATCCCAGGTTGTCCAGTCAAATAATAAGCAATCTATTGAA tAGGAGACAAAATAATAACATGAACACTCAAATCTCGAATAATGCAAACAATTCGATGACGAGCGAAACCGCTGAAGCGGATACGACGAACTCATCGATGGTTCAACCTAGCACGCCACAGCAACCAACGAGAAATGAAAATGGAAGTAACAATAATTCTCCAACAA TGGAAAGCGTTCCATCTCAAAATGCTCAGACAGTGTCAGAATTACCAAAGGAACTTATGGACAATGAGCTCCTTCCAAAATATAAACGCGATTTAGTAGCAAAGTTGAAATGTCTTCGAGCGGAATTAAATGCTCTTCAACCTCAAAGTGGACATTGTAGATTAGAAGTATCGAGAAGCGAAATATTTGaa GAATCGTACAGATTGATAATGAAAATGCGACCGAAAGATATGCGCAAAAGGCTCATGGTTAAATTCCGTGGTGAGGAAGGCCTTGATTACGGCGGCGTGGCACGCGAATGGTTATATTTGTTGTCTCATGAAATGCTAAACCCGCAATATGGACTGTTTCAATATTCGAGAGATGATAATTATACGCTTCAAATAAACCCAGATTCGGGCATAAATCCAGAACACTTATCATATTTTCATTTTGCTGGAAGGATTATAGGCATCGCTGTTTTTCATGGCCATCACATTGACGGTGGCTTTACAACTCCATTTTATAAGATGTTGCTTAATAAAGCTATAACTTTGAGCGATATAGAAGGAGTCGATCCAGAATTACATAGAAGTCTCACGTGGATGCT GGAAAATAGCATAGACGGTGTGTTGGATGCTACTTTTTCCGTAGAACACAGTAGTTTTGGCGTATTGAAGAATCATGAATTAAAACCAGGCGGAAAAGACATCGCGGTGAcggaagaaaacaaaaaagaatacgTCCGCTTATATGTGAACTATCGATTTATGCGCGGTATCGAGCAACAATTTTTAGCATTACAGAAAGGATTTCACGAATTAATACCTCCCCTGTTACTAAGACCCTTCGATGAGCGCGAATTGGAATTAGTTATTGGTGGTTTGGGTACTATTGATATAAATGATTGGAAATTGCATACTCGACTTAAGCATTGCACCCCCGATACACCAGTTGTGCAGTGGTTTTGGCAAATAGTGGAATCATACGGTGAAGAAATGAGGGCGAGGCTGCTTCAGTTTGTCACCGGTAGCTCTAGAGTTCCATTACAAGGTTTTAAAGCTTTGCAAG GATCAACGGGAGCAGCAGGTCCACGACTCTTTACAATACACGCTGTTGATGCTCCGAGCGAAAATTTACCAAAAGCACATACTTGTTTTAATAGAATAGACATACCACAAAATTATCCGACTTATCAAAAGATGCTTGACAAGCTTACGCAGGCGGTTGAAGAAACTTGTGGCTTTGCTGTCGAGTAA
- the LOC139109294 gene encoding protein mago nashi homolog produces MSKDFYIRYYVGHKGKFGHEFLEFEFRPDGKLRYANNSNYKNDTMIRKEAYVHQCVMEELKRIIQDSEIMQEDDSLWPQPDRVGRQELEIVIGDEHISFTTSKTGSLLDVNQSCDPEGLRCFYYLVQDLKCLVFSLIGLHFKIKPI; encoded by the coding sequence ATGTCGAAGGACttttacattcgttactacgtCGGCCACAAGGGCAAGTTCGGGCACGAGTTTCTGGAGTTCGAGTTCCGACCAGACGGCAAGCTGCGCTACGCAAATAACTCAAACTACAAAAACGACACGATGATACGTAAAGAGGCGTACGTACACCAGTGCGTGATGGAGGAGCTCAAGCGCATCATCCAGGATTCCGAAATCATGCAGGAGGACGATTCCCTCTGGCCGCAGCCAGACCGCGTCGGCCGTCAGGAGCTGGAAATCGTAATCGGAGACGAGCACATATCGTTCACTACTTCGAAGACCGGCTCTCTTTTAGATGTAAACCAGTCCTGCGACCCGGAGGGTCTGCGGTGCTTCTACTATCTCGTCCAGGACCTCAAGTGTCTGGTGTTCTCCCTGATAGGGCTTCACTTCAAAATTAAACCCATATAG